Proteins encoded within one genomic window of Sorex araneus isolate mSorAra2 chromosome 9, mSorAra2.pri, whole genome shotgun sequence:
- the DYNLL1 gene encoding dynein light chain 1, cytoplasmic: MCDRKAVIKNADMSEEMQQDSVECATQALEKYNIEKDIAAHIKKEFDKKYNPTWHCIVGRNFGSYVTHETKHFIYFYLGQVAILLFKSG, from the exons ATGTGCGACCGAAAGGCGGTGATCAAAAATGCGGATATGTCGGAGGAGATGCAACAGGACTCGGTGGAGTGCGCGACCCAGGCGCTGGAGAAATACAACATCGAGAAGGACATCGCGGCCCATATTAAAAAG GAGTTTGACAAGAAGTACAATCCCACCTGGCACTGCATCGTGGGGAGGAACTTCGGTAGTTATGTGACGCACGAAACCAAACACTTCATCTACTTCTACCTGGGCCAGGTGGCCATTCTGCTGTTCAAGTCTGGTTAG
- the COQ5 gene encoding 2-methoxy-6-polyprenyl-1,4-benzoquinol methylase, mitochondrial produces the protein MAAPSSWALRGCFGCGWSRLMRVCPPLRLGGSWPGGPLGVRLMSQEKRSAETHFGFETVSEEEKGDKVYQVFESVAKKYDVMNDMMSLGIHRVWKDLLLWRMHPLPGTQLLDVAGGTGDIAFRFLSYIQAQQQKQQKRQLRAQQNLSWEEIAQKYQQEEDPLGGSRVVVCDINKEMLRIGKQKACTQGYTAGLAWVVGDAEELPFDDDKFDVYSIAFGIRNVTHIDQALQEAHRVLKPGGRFLCLEFSQVNNPLISRLYDLYSFQVIPVLGEVIAGDWKSYQYLVESIRQFPPQEEFKEMIEDAGFQKVTYESLTSGIVAIHSGFKL, from the exons ATGGCGGCGCCCAGTAGCTGGGCTCTTCGGGGCTGCTTCGGCTGTGGGTGGTCGCGGCTGATGCGGGTCTGCCCGCCCCTCCGGCTGGGCGGCTCCTGGCCCGGGGGCCCCCTGGGAGTGCGGCTCATGTCCCAAGAGAAGCGGTCGGCGGAAACTCACTTCGGTTTCGAGACGGTGtcggaggaggagaagggggacaAAG TCTACCAGGTGTTCGAAAGTGTGGCCAAGAAGTACGATGTTATGAACGACATGATGAGTCTCGGCATCCATCGAGTTTGGAAGGATTTGCTGCTGTGGCGGATGCACCCACTTCCTGGGACCCAGTTGCTCGATGTTGCTGGTGGCACAG GTGACATTGCATTTCGATTCCTCAGCTACATTCAGGcgcagcagcagaagcagcagaagagGCAGTTAAGGGCCCAGCAGAACTTGTCCTGGGAAGAAATTGCTCAAAAGTACCAGCAGGAAGAGGACCCCTTGGGCGGTTCCCGGGTGGTGGTGTGCGACATCAACAAAGAGATGCTCAGGATTGGGAAGCAGAAAGCCTGCACCCAGGGATACACAGCGG GGCTCGCGTGGGTCGTGGGCGATGCCGAAGAGCTGCCCTTTGATGACGACAAGTTTGACGTGTACAGCATCGCCTTCGGGATCCGGAACGTCACACATATTGATCAG GCCCTCCAGGAGGCCCATCGAGTCCTGAAGCCGGGAGGACGGTTTCTCTGTCTGGAGTTCAGCCAAGTGAACAATCCCCTCATCTCCAG GCTCTATGATCTGTACAGTTTCCAGGTCATTCCTGTCCTGGGAGAGGTCATCGCCGGAGACTGGAAGTCCTACCAATACCTTGTAGAAAGTATCCGGCAGTTCCCACCTCAG gaggagttcaaagaaatgatagaagATGCTGGCTTTCAGAAGGTGACTTACGAAAGCCTCACATCAGGCATCGTGGCCATTCATTCCGGCTTCAAGCTGTGA